The Enteractinococcus fodinae genome has a segment encoding these proteins:
- a CDS encoding MFS transporter, with protein sequence MSHSARFTPQPRIRRARVGTGLLFLTNGALFANLIPRYPEIKAKHELSDAAFGVAVAFFPLGAIMFGLLAASLIRRFGSGMVAAVMTVLLGISIASTAFMPDAIFFALALLIAGGADAMADVSQNAHGLRVQEAYGRSILNSFHALWSLGAVLGGLMAAGALLVDLGLGAHLVSSAALFGALALIAWMLALPPDPHDSLVSSAATHRQAEARKEELKRVQRVALRKPGTLLVLGALVLMAVTGAVVEDAGNSWSALYLSAYLGAPSSVAALGFTALVAGQLIGRATADRFIDRFGQRRVIRTGGVVIALGMGTAIAIPTVPLTIAGFAAAGLGAAALIPAAYDRADAIRGLRPGVGLTIVSWLMRLGFLTTPPLVGALSDMFSLRWALLVVPLAGAVTVVLARVLPNEKRHVIEK encoded by the coding sequence TTGTCACACAGCGCTCGATTCACCCCTCAACCTCGGATCAGGCGCGCTCGAGTGGGCACCGGCCTACTCTTCCTCACAAATGGGGCCCTATTTGCTAACCTGATACCTCGCTACCCCGAAATTAAAGCGAAACATGAGCTGTCCGATGCAGCATTTGGGGTGGCAGTAGCGTTCTTTCCGCTGGGGGCCATCATGTTTGGCCTGCTCGCCGCTTCGCTGATTCGACGATTTGGCTCCGGCATGGTTGCCGCAGTCATGACCGTGCTACTGGGGATCAGTATTGCTTCGACCGCATTTATGCCTGATGCAATCTTCTTCGCGCTGGCGCTGCTGATCGCTGGGGGAGCGGACGCCATGGCCGACGTCTCACAAAATGCGCACGGCCTGCGCGTACAAGAAGCCTACGGCCGATCGATACTGAATTCGTTCCATGCGTTGTGGTCTTTGGGAGCAGTGCTTGGTGGACTCATGGCTGCGGGCGCACTCCTGGTAGACCTCGGGTTAGGTGCACACCTAGTGTCATCGGCAGCCCTGTTTGGAGCTCTAGCGCTGATCGCATGGATGCTAGCCCTGCCACCAGACCCGCACGATTCACTTGTCAGTTCAGCCGCGACCCACCGGCAGGCTGAGGCACGCAAGGAAGAGTTGAAACGCGTACAGCGTGTGGCGTTGCGTAAACCGGGAACGCTGCTAGTGTTGGGCGCTTTGGTACTTATGGCCGTGACCGGCGCGGTCGTGGAGGATGCAGGTAATTCGTGGTCTGCCTTGTACCTCTCAGCGTATCTGGGTGCACCGAGCTCAGTAGCAGCCTTAGGCTTCACCGCGCTTGTGGCAGGACAACTTATTGGACGCGCCACCGCAGACCGATTCATCGACCGATTTGGTCAACGGCGTGTCATCCGTACCGGTGGTGTCGTGATCGCATTGGGCATGGGTACTGCGATCGCAATCCCTACGGTGCCACTGACTATTGCCGGCTTCGCTGCCGCCGGTCTGGGCGCGGCAGCGCTTATCCCAGCTGCCTATGACCGAGCCGATGCTATTCGTGGGCTGCGTCCTGGCGTCGGTCTCACGATTGTCTCTTGGCTCATGCGACTCGGGTTTCTGACCACTCCGCCCTTGGTCGGTGCGCTGTCCGATATGTTCTCGTTGCGCTGGGCTCTGCTAGTTGTGCCGCTTGCAGGAGCCGTGACCGTGGTGCTAGCCCGGGTGCTGCCCAACGAGAAAAGACATGTGATCGAAAAATAG
- a CDS encoding pyridoxamine 5'-phosphate oxidase family protein — MSSKDPVETLLKKTQEADVCMFTTTEDDGRLVSRPMAIQDIEDDHTIWFMTRVDTPAMREATGGQQVNVTVAEKGFWASISGTAMAVQDIDRKKEYWSKTTEAFFGDAKPEDPEVVLLKVTPQSGQYWDSPGLPAMAVEMIKGLKGDDKAARPGETKEVEL; from the coding sequence ATGAGTTCGAAAGATCCAGTAGAGACCCTATTGAAGAAAACTCAAGAAGCCGATGTCTGCATGTTTACCACCACAGAGGACGACGGCCGCCTGGTCAGCCGACCAATGGCAATCCAAGACATCGAAGATGACCACACGATCTGGTTCATGACCCGTGTTGATACCCCAGCCATGCGTGAAGCTACCGGCGGGCAGCAAGTCAACGTAACCGTTGCGGAGAAAGGCTTCTGGGCCTCGATTTCTGGTACCGCGATGGCAGTGCAAGACATTGACCGGAAGAAAGAATACTGGTCCAAGACCACCGAAGCGTTCTTCGGTGACGCAAAACCCGAAGATCCTGAAGTGGTGTTGCTGAAAGTCACGCCACAGAGCGGCCAGTACTGGGATTCCCCAGGCCTTCCGGCTATGGCTGTTGAGATGATCAAGGGTCTCAAGGGCGATGATAAAGCCGCTCGCCCGGGTGAAACCAAAGAAGTAGAGCTCTAA
- the ppk2 gene encoding polyphosphate kinase 2: MFEELIPDQPRQNLREFIDTLRDGGFQVTEGHTPDPDLIDPMGRAVETWRENYPYSERMSRDEYELEKYKLQIELLKLQYWAEDTGQKIIVVFEGRDAAGKGGTIQRFTEYMNPRTARTVALNKPTEREMGQWYFQRYINHFPTSGEIVLFDRSWYNRAGVERVMGFSTEDQYHTFMNQTPVFEKLLVDDGFALIKFWFSVTQTEQRTRFAIRQLDPVRRWKLSPVDLEALDRWEAYTEAKELMFLHTDTDHAPWITVKSNDKKRGRLNAMRYFLSQFEYPNKNHDVVGVPDPLLVMRGRDAVGD; this comes from the coding sequence TTGTTCGAAGAACTCATTCCAGATCAGCCTCGACAGAACCTGCGCGAGTTCATCGATACACTGCGTGACGGCGGTTTCCAAGTCACCGAGGGTCACACCCCTGACCCCGATCTTATTGACCCTATGGGTAGAGCGGTCGAAACCTGGCGCGAAAATTACCCTTACTCAGAGCGAATGTCACGTGATGAGTACGAGCTGGAAAAATATAAGCTGCAGATTGAGCTGCTGAAATTACAGTACTGGGCAGAAGACACGGGCCAGAAGATCATCGTCGTGTTTGAAGGCCGTGATGCTGCGGGTAAAGGTGGCACCATCCAGCGGTTCACCGAGTACATGAACCCACGTACTGCTCGCACGGTAGCCCTGAATAAGCCAACCGAACGCGAAATGGGACAGTGGTATTTTCAGCGCTATATCAACCACTTCCCAACCTCGGGTGAAATCGTGCTGTTCGACCGGTCTTGGTATAACCGTGCCGGCGTGGAACGCGTCATGGGCTTTAGTACGGAAGATCAGTATCACACGTTCATGAATCAGACCCCGGTCTTTGAAAAACTACTGGTCGATGACGGCTTCGCGCTCATCAAATTTTGGTTCTCCGTCACTCAAACCGAGCAACGTACCCGCTTTGCGATTCGTCAATTAGATCCGGTGCGCCGCTGGAAACTTTCACCGGTGGATTTGGAAGCCCTTGACCGGTGGGAAGCCTACACTGAGGCCAAAGAGCTGATGTTCCTGCACACAGATACCGACCACGCCCCGTGGATCACCGTGAAATCCAATGACAAGAAACGCGGTCGACTCAATGCGATGCGGTATTTTCTGAGCCAGTTCGAATACCCCAATAAGAACCATGATGTCGTTGGAGTACCAGACCCGCTGTTGGTCATGCGGGGCCGTGACGCAGTAGGAGACTAA